One segment of Castanea sativa cultivar Marrone di Chiusa Pesio chromosome 3, ASM4071231v1 DNA contains the following:
- the LOC142626963 gene encoding uncharacterized protein LOC142626963, with protein MESEAQQKQHPRLILHNFLSDDECKELEFIHKSNSTVGYRPNVFSTTLCLLIATNSPHLLLPFVPIRETLKDKVEDFFDCQFDLFIEFTGLISWTRGASIGWHSDDNRPYLKQRDFTAVCYLNSYGRDFKGGLFHFKDGEPTTIEPLAGDVAIYTADSSNIHSVDEITDGERLTLTLWFSRDASQDEDAKLVSLLSQSLSPYNESGPCLPLPASSNMYWFSPGQSSYQQLGFDICWARLHVLGFDVYYDQDTSCDLEFSDLLMKPLRLARGNELFDQEFVNILHALQVVQFYCWKASTLQTSKIQIDTGKVVELSQSQMEKINRLNPVFSKDNQLAETVLNRMTCESRQHILDWANFVSSVSLWRDYASKLHEELVRSLPFWRTHQSIFGVQFNGA; from the exons ATGGAATCAGAGGCGCAGCAGAAGCAGCATCCGCGTTTGATACTCCACAATTTCTTGAGCGATGATGAGTGCAAGGAACTGGAATTCATACACAAGAGCAACAGCACCGTTGGGTACAGACCAAACGTATTCTCCACCACTCTCTGTCTTCTCATAGCCACCAACTCTCCTCATCTTCTCCTTCCTTTCGTACCCATCAGAGAGACCTTGAAGGACAAGGTCGAGGACTTCTTTGATTGCCAATTTGACCTCTTCATCGAGTTCACCGGCTTAATCAG CTGGACCAGAGGAGCAAGCATTGGATGGCATAGTGATGATAACAGACCTTATCTCAAACAACGTGACTTTACG GCAGTTTGCTATTTGAACAGTTATGGGAGGGATTTTAAAGGTGGACTTTTTCACTTCAAGGATGGGGAACCAACGACTATTGAGCCCTTGGCTGGA GATGTTGCGATCTACACAGCTGACAGCAGCAACATTCATTCTGTTGATGAG ATAACTGATGGGGAAAGACTTACACTTACATTATGGTTCAGCCGTGATGCTTCCCAAGATGAGGACGCTAAGCTTGTTTCTCTTCTCTCACAAAGTCTTTCACCCTATAATGAGTCTGGTCCATGTCTACCTTTGCCAGCATCCAGTAATATGTACTGGTTTTCACCTGGCCAATCTTCCTATCAACAGTTGGGTTTTGATATATGCTGGGCAAGGCTTCATGTTCTTGGATTTGATGTTTATTATGATCAAGATACGAGTTGCGATTTAGAGTTCTCAGATTTACTGATGAAGCCACTACGATTAGCAAGGGGAAATGAGTTGTTTGATCAGGAATTTGTCAATATTTTGCACGCTCTTCAG GTTGTGCAGTTTTACTGTTGGAAAGCCTCTACTTTGCAGACTTCCAAAATTCAAATAGACACTGGCAAGGTGGTGGAATTGTCTCAATCGcaaatggaaaaaattaatagattgaATCCTGTATTTTCGAAGGATAATCAACTGGCAGAGACAGTCTTAAACCGCATGACGTGTGAGAGCAGACAGCATATCCTTGATTGGGCAAATTTTGTCTCTTCAGTCTCTCTATGGAGAGATTATGCATCAAAGTTACACGAAGAACTAGTTAGAAGCTTACCATTTTGGAGAACCCACCAATCTATATTTGGAGTTCAATTTAATGGGGCCTGA